GCCGCGGCCGTAGCCGAGGCGGCGCCGCGCGAGCGACTCCTGGATGTCGGCGGTCGTCACCTCGACGTGGGCCGGGAGCCCCTCGAGGATCGCGACCAGGGACGGGCCGTGGGACTCGCCCGCGGTGAGCCAACGCAGCATGCGGTCAGTCTTTCACGGGTGGCGGGCGCCGCCCTCAGGCTCCCCCGCCGACGAGATGCGACCAGAGCGCCCCGCCCCAGACGATGCCGACCAGCGCGCCCACCAGCATCGCCGGGCCGAAGGGGAACGGCGTCCGCAGCAGGGCCCGGTCCCGCCGGACGACCGCTAGGAGGAGCCCGGGCAGCCCGAACACGACGAACGCCGCGTAGGTCCCCACGACCACCTCGCCCCACCCCAGGTGGCCCAGGACGAAGCCGAGCAGCGCGGAGAGCCGCACGTCGCCGTACCCCATCCCCGTGGAGCGGACGAACCACAGCACGAAGAAGAACGCCCCGACCACGGCCATGGCGACCAGCCCGCGCAGCAGGGGCCGCGCGTCCTGCTGGACCAGCGCGAGCACCCCCGCCAGCACCACCACCGTCACGTGCACCGGTCGGACCACCCTGGTCGGCAGCAGCCGGGTCCGCAGGTCGACGTACGCGAGCAGCACCCCCGCAGGGACGACGGGTACGACGACGAGCAGCGCCCACGTGGCCCCGAGCGCACCCCCGACGACGGCGCCGGCCAGGCCGGCGACCGCGGCGCAGCGGACCGCCAGGCCGGGAGCGGCGGCCAGGTCGGTGTAGAGCGGCTTGAGGCCCTCGCGGGCGACCTGCTCGGGGTCCTCGTCGGGATCGGGCGCCGGCTCCGGCAGCAGCGCCAGGACCCGCGGCACCATCAGCCCGGCCAGGGCGCACCCCAGCGCGACCAGGACCGCCGTGAGGACGGCGCTGCTCACCCCGCGGCCCGGCGTCCGGCGAGCGCCTCCTCGCCCGCGGCGCGCATCGCGTCGCGGGGGCACGGGAGCCCGGTGAACAGCTCGAACTGCAGGGCGGCCTGGTGCACGAGCAGGTCGAGCCCGCCCACGAGCACCGCGCCCCGCGACGCGGCAGCCGCGGCGAGCGGCGTCGGCCACGGGTCGTAGAGCACCTCGAAGACCACCAGCGCACCGGAGCAGCGCTCCACCAGCCCGGAGTCCTGGGCCTCGGGCGGGATCGTGGAGACCACGACCTCGCCGTCGACGACGCCGTCGGCGAGCGAGCCGACCTCGACCCGGGGACGCGCGGGGTGGCGGCCGAGGGCGGCCAGGGCCTCGGCGGCGCGCTCGGGCGACCGGACGAGCAGGGTGACCCGCTCCGCGCCCAGGTCACAGAGGGCCAGCCCCGTCGAGGCGGCCGTGGCGCCGCCGCCCAGCACGGTGCCGGCGGTGACGGGTCCGGCGTACCGCTCGCGGACCGCGGCCGCCGCACCCGGCAGGTCGGTGTTGTCCGCAAGGACCACCGCGCCGTCCTCGAGCAGCAGCGTGTTCGCGGCACCCGCCAACGCGGCCCGCTGCGAGACGACCGGTGCCAGCGCCATCGCGGTCCGCTTGAGCGGCATGGTCAGCGAGAGGCCCCGCCAGTCGGCACCCAGCCCGGCGAGGTGCGCCGCCAGGTCGTCCTCGCCGACCCGCTCGGCGCCGTACGACCAGCCCAGCCCCGTCGCGGCGTACGCCGCCCGGTGCAGCACCGGCGACAGCGAGTGCGCGATCGGGTCACCGAGCACCCCGCAGCGTCGGGCCTGGCCCGGGTCGACGGCCGCCATCAGCAGGCGTCGGACGTCTCGCAGTACTGCTCGAACTCCCGCTTGTACGACAGGAACTCGTCGTAGGTCGTGGCGAACTTGGTCTCGCCCGTGCGCAGGTTGACCGTCACGTAGTAGAACCACGGGCCCTCGGTGGGGTTCGCGGCCGCCGCGATCGCGGCGTCGCCCGGCGCCTCGATCGGCGTGGGCGGGAGGCCGGGGCGCGTGTAGGTGTTGTACGGCGTGTCCTGCTGCAGCTGCTCGGTCGTCAGCGCGACGCCCAGCTTCTGCTGCAGGCCGTAGTTCACCGAGGCGTCGATCTGGAGCAGGCCGTTGGTCTCGTCGCCCTCGAGGCGGTTGTAGATCACCCGGGCGACCTTGCCGCGGTCGTCGTCGCTGCCGGCCTCGGCCTCGACCAGGCTGGCGACGATCATGATCTGCGCCGGCGTATAGCCCAGCCGATCGGCGGCACCGGTGAGGTCGGCGTCGTCCGCCGCCTGCTGCCAGCGCTTGACCATCGTCTGCAGGATCGACTTGGCGGTGGCGTCCGGCCCGAAGTCGTAGGTCGAGGGGAAGAGGTAGCCCTCGGCGTTGCCGTTGGCGTAGTCCGGCAGCCCGATCGAGGACGGGTTGGCCAGCAGCTTGTTGTACGCCGCCGCGGAGAAGTCGGTCTTGTCCGCCAGCAGCGCGACGATGTCCTTGACCCGCAGGCCCTCGGGGATCGTCACGGTGCTCTTGATGATGTTGCCGGGGTCGACGAGGATCTTCAGGGCGTCGGCCGCCTGCATCTCCTTCTTGAGCTGGTAGTAGCCCACCTGGATCCCGGTCGAGTCCGGGTTCGCGTTCGCGGCGTCGAGGAACGCCTGCACGGAGGCGACGACCTTCTTGTCCTTCAGGTCGCGCCCGATCTGGGCGATGCTGTCGCCCTGGCTGACCTGGAAGGTGACCTTGCCGCGTCCCGGACCCTCGAAGTCCTGGGCGGAGGAGAACTGGCTGCGCAGCAGGTCCACGCCCTTGGTCACGACGAAGTAGAAGCCGCCCACCACGACCGCCAGGGCCACGAGCACCGCGAGGCAGCTCTTGAAGCCGCGCCGCTTGCGGCGCCGACCACCCACCGTGGGCTGGTCGTCGTCGTGCTCGGGTTCCAGGATCTGGTCAGTCATGCGTCTCCTCGACGATCTCACCGGGCGCGGCCCCCGTCGCACGTTCGGTGTCCAGGGCGTTCTGCAGGATCACGACGGCCGCTGCCTGGTCGACCACGGCTCGCCGTTTGCCGCCCTTGCGGCCACG
The Nocardioides luti genome window above contains:
- the mltG gene encoding endolytic transglycosylase MltG, with product MTDQILEPEHDDDQPTVGGRRRKRRGFKSCLAVLVALAVVVGGFYFVVTKGVDLLRSQFSSAQDFEGPGRGKVTFQVSQGDSIAQIGRDLKDKKVVASVQAFLDAANANPDSTGIQVGYYQLKKEMQAADALKILVDPGNIIKSTVTIPEGLRVKDIVALLADKTDFSAAAYNKLLANPSSIGLPDYANGNAEGYLFPSTYDFGPDATAKSILQTMVKRWQQAADDADLTGAADRLGYTPAQIMIVASLVEAEAGSDDDRGKVARVIYNRLEGDETNGLLQIDASVNYGLQQKLGVALTTEQLQQDTPYNTYTRPGLPPTPIEAPGDAAIAAAANPTEGPWFYYVTVNLRTGETKFATTYDEFLSYKREFEQYCETSDAC
- a CDS encoding shikimate dehydrogenase, which encodes MAAVDPGQARRCGVLGDPIAHSLSPVLHRAAYAATGLGWSYGAERVGEDDLAAHLAGLGADWRGLSLTMPLKRTAMALAPVVSQRAALAGAANTLLLEDGAVVLADNTDLPGAAAAVRERYAGPVTAGTVLGGGATAASTGLALCDLGAERVTLLVRSPERAAEALAALGRHPARPRVEVGSLADGVVDGEVVVSTIPPEAQDSGLVERCSGALVVFEVLYDPWPTPLAAAAASRGAVLVGGLDLLVHQAALQFELFTGLPCPRDAMRAAGEEALAGRRAAG
- a CDS encoding prepilin peptidase — encoded protein: MSSAVLTAVLVALGCALAGLMVPRVLALLPEPAPDPDEDPEQVAREGLKPLYTDLAAAPGLAVRCAAVAGLAGAVVGGALGATWALLVVVPVVPAGVLLAYVDLRTRLLPTRVVRPVHVTVVVLAGVLALVQQDARPLLRGLVAMAVVGAFFFVLWFVRSTGMGYGDVRLSALLGFVLGHLGWGEVVVGTYAAFVVFGLPGLLLAVVRRDRALLRTPFPFGPAMLVGALVGIVWGGALWSHLVGGGA